The Kribbella sp. NBC_00662 nucleotide sequence GCTCATGGATCTCGGACATCAGATTCCTTCCAGGACTGGACTTTTCGGATGGCTGGACCTAATTCAAAGCGTCAGGTACGGCGTGAGCAGTCGGCGCACAGGCCCCAGTAGATGACCTCGGCCTCGTCGATGACGAACCCGTGGTCCTCGGACGCGGTCAGACAGGGCGCGTGCCCGACCGCACAGTCGACGTCGGCGATGGCTCCGCACGACCGGCAGACGGCGTGGTGGTGGTTGTCACCCACGCGCGACTCGTACCGCGCCACCGACCCCAACGGCTGGATCCGCCGCACCAGACCCGCCGCCGTCAACGTGTGCAGCGAGTCGTACACCGCCTGGTGCGACGCCTGGGGCAATTCGTTGC carries:
- a CDS encoding Fur family transcriptional regulator, yielding MPTADELQGLLRGASLRVTRPRVAVLAAVYEHPHADTDSIIGAVRNELPQASHQAVYDSLHTLTAAGLVRRIQPLGSVARYESRVGDNHHHAVCRSCGAIADVDCAVGHAPCLTASEDHGFVIDEAEVIYWGLCADCSRRT